One window of Methanobacterium alkalithermotolerans genomic DNA carries:
- the cdhB gene encoding CO dehydrogenase/acetyl-CoA synthase complex subunit epsilon — MSAWNPALSCANEAQVWPSKMAALTIKQAKRPLFIMGSLLNEIPQDITDKSLKIVKKKKIPVIATGGSNLALDRSNFKPAKTMGVIEIINHLKNPNWKGLDGKGNYDLVCFIGVPYYLGSQGLSTLKNFAPHIKTMTLCRFMHPNADMSCPNVGYEDWLVWLDEVARYLD, encoded by the coding sequence ATGTCTGCATGGAATCCGGCACTATCATGTGCAAATGAGGCCCAGGTCTGGCCCTCCAAAATGGCGGCCCTGACCATAAAACAAGCCAAAAGACCCTTATTTATTATGGGATCATTGTTAAATGAAATACCACAGGATATAACTGATAAATCTTTGAAAATAGTTAAAAAAAAGAAAATTCCGGTAATAGCCACCGGAGGATCCAACCTGGCTCTGGACCGGTCCAATTTTAAACCAGCTAAAACTATGGGCGTAATTGAAATAATAAACCATTTGAAAAATCCCAACTGGAAGGGACTGGATGGAAAAGGTAACTATGATCTGGTATGCTTTATAGGTGTTCCCTATTATCTGGGGTCTCAGGGACTGTCCACCCTGAAAAATTTCGCCCCTCATATAAAAACCATGACTCTGTGTCGCTTTATGCACCCTAATGCGGACATGAGTTGCCCAAATGTGGGGTATGAGGATTGGTTGGTCTGGCTGGATGAAGTGGCCCGGTATCTGGATTAA
- a CDS encoding TOBE domain-containing protein, with translation MANVRDQPEYQLEIDNHYLLIDDKKFNLLKKIDSCGSIRQASQQTQVPYRTALKYIEIMEKVVGSPVVHTQRGGKGGGGASQLAPTGKLIIKEYQKLNEILQKHSHLNEIEGHIITRDEENQVMGMQVGNHEVMLPLSDDLKIGDQALILLSPEDIFIMLELQESSVRNILPGKIVGMELKNKMVRIKLDLGNNVALLVDITPYSWEKLNLDLGSQVFAGFKATSPRVIKI, from the coding sequence ATGGCAAATGTAAGGGACCAGCCAGAATATCAACTGGAAATAGATAACCATTATCTATTAATTGATGATAAAAAATTCAATCTTCTAAAAAAAATAGATAGCTGTGGCTCCATAAGGCAAGCCTCCCAACAGACACAGGTACCCTATCGTACTGCCCTGAAATATATAGAAATTATGGAGAAGGTGGTAGGTTCACCAGTGGTTCACACCCAGAGGGGAGGTAAAGGTGGAGGTGGTGCTAGCCAACTTGCCCCCACCGGAAAGTTGATTATTAAAGAATACCAGAAACTGAATGAAATTCTGCAAAAACACAGCCATTTGAATGAAATTGAAGGTCATATCATTACCCGGGATGAAGAAAATCAGGTGATGGGTATGCAGGTAGGGAATCATGAAGTTATGCTGCCCCTATCTGATGATCTGAAGATTGGAGATCAGGCCCTGATTTTATTAAGTCCTGAGGATATTTTTATCATGTTGGAACTGCAGGAGTCCAGTGTACGTAATATACTACCGGGAAAGATAGTGGGCATGGAACTTAAAAATAAGATGGTCCGGATTAAATTAGATTTAGGGAATAATGTCGCGCTTTTAGTGGATATTACTCCTTATTCCTGGGAAAAACTTAATCTGGATTTAGGTAGTCAGGTTTTTGCTGGTTTTAAAGCCACTTCACCCCGGGTTATAAAAATATAA
- a CDS encoding flippase, with the protein MSSSNGSSASSKLVKGSFLIIISNLIFRFGGYIYRMLMGQLLGPQGYGLLGLTLPFQGIFQILSAGGLPPAIAKYVAEHKALGEDQMARQVVFTSLKLMIFLGIFFSIVMFFSAPWLANEVFGKPLVAYPLQAVALITPFSVIVGAFRGAFQGLYKMEYIVATRAVEQVFMITFAVVLVMAGFYAAGAVLGTAIGFAASALSAYIIFKKYLWKYLPEIDPEHRFSFRQELGLIKILLSFSIPVIITALSEMAIYDIGIFVMGVYMALQDIGYYTAADPLARLPLVISLSVATAVLPAASEAFALKDRELLTTYMVQSYRMVILLVLPMCVGIALFSQPILGQLFGSEFTAGSGALSILVIGMTFYTLFMVASSIVQGIGYPRHPMYILIAGAGLNLALNLALVPVYGIEGAALATTIAAFIIMLAILFQTYKITKINPPFRAFGKIIGASLVMGAAIFFLPQTLLGLLLAVIIAPVVYILSLLLLRGFEKRDVRLLRKVARKTGPLSGFLERIMQVIDRFASE; encoded by the coding sequence ATGTCTTCATCTAATGGTTCAAGTGCTAGCTCTAAACTGGTTAAGGGAAGTTTCCTTATCATTATCAGTAACCTCATTTTCCGTTTCGGAGGTTACATTTATCGTATGCTCATGGGCCAACTTTTAGGTCCCCAGGGGTATGGTTTGTTGGGTTTAACTCTTCCTTTTCAGGGAATATTCCAGATATTGTCTGCAGGAGGCCTGCCCCCTGCTATAGCCAAATACGTGGCAGAACATAAGGCCCTGGGTGAAGATCAGATGGCCCGTCAGGTGGTATTTACTTCCTTAAAACTTATGATTTTTCTGGGGATCTTTTTTTCCATAGTAATGTTTTTTAGTGCTCCCTGGCTGGCCAATGAAGTCTTTGGAAAGCCACTGGTGGCTTATCCCCTGCAAGCTGTGGCCCTTATCACCCCCTTTAGTGTGATTGTAGGGGCCTTCCGGGGCGCTTTCCAGGGTTTATATAAAATGGAATACATTGTGGCCACCCGGGCAGTAGAACAGGTATTTATGATCACCTTTGCCGTGGTGCTGGTTATGGCTGGTTTTTATGCTGCGGGAGCAGTTTTAGGAACAGCCATAGGATTTGCAGCTTCAGCCCTTAGTGCTTATATCATATTTAAAAAATATCTCTGGAAGTACTTACCAGAAATAGATCCGGAACACCGTTTTAGTTTCCGCCAGGAGCTGGGTTTAATTAAGATCCTACTTAGCTTTTCTATTCCCGTTATAATCACCGCCCTATCGGAAATGGCCATTTATGATATTGGGATTTTTGTAATGGGAGTTTATATGGCCTTACAGGATATTGGTTATTATACTGCCGCTGATCCTTTAGCCAGGTTACCTCTGGTAATATCACTTTCTGTGGCCACTGCTGTTTTACCAGCAGCATCAGAAGCATTTGCCCTTAAGGATAGGGAACTTTTAACCACCTATATGGTGCAGTCCTATCGTATGGTTATTTTACTGGTGCTGCCTATGTGTGTGGGAATTGCCCTTTTCTCCCAGCCCATACTGGGACAATTATTTGGTAGTGAGTTTACAGCTGGTTCTGGTGCACTGAGTATCCTGGTTATTGGGATGACCTTTTACACCCTTTTTATGGTGGCTTCCAGTATTGTGCAGGGTATTGGCTACCCCCGCCACCCCATGTATATCCTCATAGCTGGGGCCGGATTGAACCTGGCCTTGAACCTGGCTCTGGTGCCGGTTTATGGTATTGAAGGAGCAGCACTGGCCACCACCATTGCCGCATTCATTATCATGCTGGCCATACTCTTCCAGACTTATAAAATAACTAAAATTAATCCTCCTTTCAGGGCCTTTGGTAAAATAATTGGAGCATCGCTGGTTATGGGCGCAGCAATATTCTTTTTACCCCAGACCCTGCTGGGGCTCCTGCTGGCAGTTATCATCGCTCCAGTAGTATACATCCTGTCTCTTTTGCTGTTGAGGGGTTTTGAAAAAAGGGATGTGCGTTTATTACGTAAGGTTGCCCGAAAAACCGGACCATTATCTGGTTTTTTAGAACGTATTATGCAGGTTATTGATAGATTTGCATCAGAATAA
- a CDS encoding cobaltochelatase subunit CobN yields MFINYKGGEKIRKQVILLVITFVFALTLCGAVFAEDNITPEVMQSDTPLGDLPESDDVLPEIKISGIVLDCETGEPFSNVTVKAEGNGEVLATTTTAADGKYELIFQSLLTEFTVTASHQGHKPSSTIVSPNSSESDDSNIYGTADFKLGKPKALFLFHTSIDPIFGTAVVDCDFLESDMRLIRNLPVTFTDYDLVFVDWLSGTSPNLAQIRTLMEEAIKKGIPVIVTITWTELPEGVIVANGHTNHQYIRNYWTNRASTINSRELLKYLGVEFLGLNLGELNPPVSVIKTGIYHPDTMQLFNSLEDYINWYGSIGGQKTVGILFHETDYLKGDLEAVDALIRAFENEGIKVIPYFYEHEGKPNIERFLMKDGKSAVDVIVHYKMFGWSPGCSTEDVVVSLEKLNVPVIKAQKFFGTYGEWYNGTMGLQQSAIAATVVPSERDGMFGSIVISTREQDSKYLLLPFEVTFFKPIDRQVNWVVELAISWINLRYTPNSEKKVAILYWHSPGKAEGAGAGHLDVYASLINILEALKKEGYYVGDSPLPTETDLVNLIRNQGLSIGLWAPGELENLVKNNPVIKIPLDDYMEWFNELNEAKRKEVIDMWGEPPGNIMVYENMIILPVIQFGNIILAPEPARGYTQDHGALYHSGDIPPTHQYLAFYFWLKQGFDADAAINLGRHGTVAWLPGKTGPGLDRENCWPAIVSQDIPVIYPFTVEGGESLLPIRRQVALMISHLIPPVTIAGLYGDLAVLHMKMHEYDSTYDESVKEEYRKTLIEIIRELRLHEDLNIDLDAINDFEAFMDDIHEYLHELENAFINNGLHVFGIAPEGDRLLYLVQSLLGYNFQEYLDKEFIGDHHLVDDHEMIQEKVKQLLQMVIFENKTPEEAQLAVLGSSTSKLSEYLSLAIKYSEYINQSNQEIKSLLKALSGQYITSGPSGDPVINPEVLPTGKNLYSFDPRIMPTQEAWNVAVKLVDDLIDRYMQETGEYPKKIAFVLWATHTQQDRGVMEAAILYLLGVEPVPDPGFKFHYTDVKLIEDLNRPRIDVVITTTALYLNMFRCRLELLDKAIRLAAGSKDDKHPNYVWENSEKIYQALIENGLSEEESKKLSMSRIFSQASGNHHNAMQHALLMSDTWGDEGKLAETYIGTFGHVFNGLEKDPIFLPDLYTLALDGSEIALFRRVTNVNDLLGDDDYYGYFGGLGLTIRSITGNDPLMWIMNVENPANPRIESLTESLWKDLRTSYFNPRWIKAMQEHNSAGARELTHFLKHMVGWTITSPNSVTKNMWDEAYSVYVMDKHNLGLKDWFNQSNPYALESMYAQFMETSRKGYWQTDVATKTHLANEWANSIIQNGVSCSPPTCSNLDMVEWAMQYMDANLASQFKEQMFKATENVMFAPGGIDPGVTPGTPGTTPGTPGETPAGGSNQGSSSGHSHEVSAEAAQESAESAEAGEEGAKSYEVSTADSPSSSQDNSLIYTLIGIISILALVGAGFYFGPGRRG; encoded by the coding sequence GTGTTTATAAATTACAAAGGAGGTGAAAAGATAAGAAAACAAGTAATTTTACTAGTAATAACATTTGTTTTCGCACTTACTCTCTGTGGAGCAGTATTCGCAGAAGATAATATAACTCCTGAGGTGATGCAATCTGATACTCCATTAGGGGATCTTCCTGAAAGTGATGATGTTTTACCTGAAATAAAAATCTCAGGTATTGTTCTGGACTGTGAAACTGGTGAACCCTTTTCAAATGTTACTGTAAAAGCAGAGGGAAATGGTGAAGTTTTAGCCACTACTACCACTGCTGCTGATGGAAAATATGAATTGATATTCCAGAGCCTTTTAACTGAATTTACAGTTACAGCCAGCCATCAGGGACATAAACCTTCCTCCACTATAGTAAGCCCTAATTCCAGTGAATCTGATGATTCAAATATTTATGGAACTGCAGATTTTAAACTTGGTAAACCTAAGGCTTTGTTTCTATTTCACACCAGCATAGACCCCATATTTGGTACTGCTGTAGTGGACTGTGACTTCTTAGAAAGTGACATGCGCTTAATAAGAAACCTTCCAGTAACATTCACAGATTACGATCTTGTTTTTGTTGACTGGCTATCGGGCACATCACCTAATCTTGCCCAAATCCGTACATTAATGGAGGAAGCAATAAAAAAGGGAATACCTGTTATTGTAACTATAACCTGGACAGAACTTCCAGAGGGAGTTATAGTAGCAAATGGACACACTAATCATCAATATATCCGGAATTACTGGACTAACAGGGCCAGCACAATAAATTCAAGGGAGCTTTTAAAGTATCTTGGAGTAGAATTTCTTGGATTAAATCTTGGAGAATTAAATCCTCCCGTTTCTGTAATAAAAACTGGAATTTACCATCCAGATACCATGCAATTGTTTAACAGCCTGGAGGATTATATAAACTGGTATGGCTCAATAGGAGGTCAAAAAACGGTTGGAATTTTATTCCACGAGACTGACTATCTAAAGGGTGACCTTGAAGCTGTAGATGCGTTAATCAGAGCCTTTGAAAATGAAGGTATAAAAGTGATTCCCTATTTCTATGAACATGAGGGTAAGCCTAACATCGAAAGATTTCTTATGAAGGACGGTAAATCTGCTGTAGATGTAATAGTTCACTATAAGATGTTTGGATGGTCTCCGGGGTGCTCAACAGAGGATGTTGTAGTCTCACTTGAGAAACTAAACGTTCCGGTAATCAAAGCTCAGAAATTTTTTGGAACTTATGGGGAATGGTATAATGGCACAATGGGACTTCAACAATCTGCAATTGCAGCCACCGTCGTGCCATCAGAGAGGGATGGAATGTTTGGTTCCATTGTAATATCAACAAGGGAGCAAGACTCAAAATATTTGCTGCTGCCTTTTGAAGTGACTTTCTTCAAGCCAATTGATAGACAGGTTAATTGGGTCGTGGAACTCGCTATTTCCTGGATAAATCTAAGATACACACCTAACTCGGAAAAGAAAGTTGCCATACTATATTGGCATAGTCCGGGTAAGGCTGAAGGAGCAGGAGCAGGACATTTAGATGTCTATGCCAGTTTGATTAATATTTTAGAAGCCTTGAAAAAGGAGGGATATTATGTTGGTGATAGCCCCCTACCTACTGAGACAGATCTGGTGAATCTCATAAGAAATCAGGGACTAAGCATTGGCTTGTGGGCCCCCGGAGAATTAGAAAATCTGGTAAAGAACAATCCAGTAATTAAAATTCCTTTAGATGATTATATGGAGTGGTTCAACGAATTAAACGAGGCAAAAAGAAAAGAAGTCATTGATATGTGGGGAGAACCCCCTGGAAACATCATGGTTTATGAAAACATGATAATACTCCCTGTAATCCAGTTTGGGAATATTATCCTTGCTCCTGAGCCTGCCCGTGGATATACACAAGACCATGGGGCACTTTACCATAGTGGAGACATTCCACCTACACACCAATACCTGGCCTTCTACTTCTGGCTAAAACAGGGCTTTGATGCTGATGCTGCTATAAACCTGGGAAGACATGGAACAGTGGCCTGGTTGCCTGGTAAGACCGGACCGGGTTTAGATCGTGAAAACTGCTGGCCAGCTATAGTAAGCCAAGACATACCGGTGATCTACCCCTTCACAGTGGAAGGTGGTGAAAGTCTGTTACCAATAAGACGGCAGGTAGCATTGATGATCAGTCATCTTATACCACCAGTTACCATTGCTGGTTTATATGGTGATTTAGCTGTACTGCACATGAAAATGCATGAATATGATTCAACTTATGATGAAAGTGTAAAGGAAGAATACCGGAAGACCTTAATTGAGATAATTCGAGAATTAAGGCTCCATGAAGATCTGAATATTGACCTGGATGCCATAAATGACTTTGAAGCATTCATGGACGACATCCATGAATATTTACATGAGCTGGAGAATGCTTTCATTAATAATGGGTTGCACGTATTTGGTATAGCTCCTGAAGGTGACCGGCTTTTGTATCTGGTGCAGTCTTTATTAGGCTATAATTTCCAGGAATATCTCGATAAAGAATTTATTGGTGACCACCATCTAGTAGATGATCATGAGATGATACAAGAAAAGGTAAAACAACTTCTCCAAATGGTAATATTTGAAAATAAAACTCCTGAAGAAGCACAATTAGCAGTACTTGGTTCATCTACCTCAAAACTCAGCGAATACCTAAGCCTTGCAATTAAATACTCAGAATACATCAATCAATCAAATCAGGAAATAAAAAGTCTTTTAAAAGCTCTTAGTGGGCAATACATAACTTCAGGCCCTAGTGGGGACCCCGTAATCAATCCAGAAGTACTTCCCACTGGTAAAAATCTCTATTCCTTTGATCCAAGAATAATGCCTACTCAGGAAGCATGGAATGTAGCGGTGAAACTAGTTGATGATTTAATTGACCGTTATATGCAGGAAACTGGCGAATACCCCAAAAAAATAGCATTCGTGCTATGGGCAACCCACACCCAACAAGACAGGGGGGTGATGGAGGCTGCAATACTATATCTACTTGGTGTTGAACCAGTACCCGACCCGGGATTTAAATTCCATTACACTGACGTTAAACTGATAGAAGACCTTAACCGGCCAAGAATTGATGTTGTCATAACTACCACTGCCCTATACTTAAACATGTTCCGATGCAGATTAGAGTTACTGGATAAAGCCATTAGACTTGCAGCAGGCTCTAAAGATGATAAACATCCCAACTATGTCTGGGAAAACTCTGAAAAAATTTATCAGGCTCTTATAGAAAATGGTTTAAGTGAAGAAGAATCTAAAAAACTCTCAATGAGTAGAATATTCTCCCAGGCATCTGGAAACCATCACAATGCCATGCAACATGCACTGTTAATGAGTGACACATGGGGAGACGAAGGAAAGCTAGCAGAGACATATATTGGAACATTTGGTCATGTATTCAATGGACTAGAAAAAGATCCAATATTTTTACCAGACCTATATACACTTGCCTTAGATGGAAGCGAAATTGCATTGTTTAGAAGAGTTACTAATGTAAATGACTTACTTGGTGATGACGACTACTATGGATACTTTGGTGGACTTGGCCTTACAATTAGAAGTATAACTGGCAATGATCCCCTGATGTGGATTATGAATGTTGAAAACCCAGCTAATCCTCGGATAGAGTCTCTAACAGAGTCTCTATGGAAAGATCTTAGAACCTCATATTTCAATCCTAGATGGATTAAAGCGATGCAGGAACACAATTCAGCAGGCGCACGAGAACTAACACATTTCTTGAAACATATGGTTGGTTGGACTATCACTTCGCCGAACTCAGTAACAAAAAACATGTGGGATGAGGCTTACAGTGTTTATGTAATGGATAAACACAATTTAGGCCTTAAAGACTGGTTTAACCAGAGCAATCCCTATGCTTTGGAATCTATGTATGCACAGTTTATGGAGACCAGCCGTAAAGGGTACTGGCAGACTGATGTTGCTACGAAAACTCATCTGGCTAATGAATGGGCTAACTCCATTATTCAAAACGGTGTATCCTGCTCTCCCCCTACCTGTTCTAATTTAGATATGGTGGAATGGGCCATGCAGTACATGGATGCGAATTTAGCTTCTCAATTTAAAGAACAGATGTTTAAGGCTACAGAGAATGTCATGTTTGCACCGGGTGGAATTGATCCTGGTGTTACACCGGGTACTCCTGGAACCACTCCAGGTACTCCTGGTGAGACTCCTGCTGGTGGTTCTAATCAGGGTAGTTCGTCTGGTCACTCTCATGAGGTTTCTGCTGAGGCTGCACAAGAATCTGCAGAATCTGCTGAAGCTGGTGAAGAGGGCGCTAAGTCCTATGAAGTTAGCACTGCTGATTCTCCATCTTCCAGTCAGGATAATTCCCTGATCTATACATTGATTGGCATTATATCTATCCTGGCTCTGGTTGGTGCGGGTTTCTACTTTGGACCTGGTAGAAGAGGTTAA
- the hisB gene encoding imidazoleglycerol-phosphate dehydratase HisB: MRKKKMSRKTSETDIQIMLNVDGKGEYHIDTGVEFFNHMLESFARHGFFDLKVKAQGDVGVDDHHTVEDVGLLLGEVFKKALGDKKGIRRMAHAIIPMDEALATVAVDISGRSYCVLDMEFKKQKVGDLSTENVSHFLKSFAQNGGININAKLEGENDHHQIEALFKSLARALKEAVTVEHDMIPSTKGVL; the protein is encoded by the coding sequence ATGAGAAAAAAAAAGATGAGTCGTAAGACCTCGGAAACCGATATCCAGATTATGCTCAATGTGGATGGTAAAGGTGAATACCATATAGATACCGGGGTGGAGTTTTTTAACCACATGCTGGAGTCCTTTGCCCGGCACGGTTTTTTTGATTTAAAGGTAAAAGCCCAGGGTGATGTAGGGGTGGATGACCACCATACGGTGGAAGATGTAGGCCTGCTTTTAGGAGAAGTCTTTAAAAAAGCATTAGGAGATAAAAAAGGCATAAGAAGAATGGCCCATGCCATAATTCCCATGGATGAGGCCCTGGCCACCGTGGCAGTGGATATAAGTGGCCGCAGCTACTGCGTGCTGGATATGGAATTTAAAAAACAGAAGGTGGGTGATTTATCCACCGAGAATGTATCCCATTTTCTTAAATCTTTTGCTCAAAATGGTGGCATCAATATAAATGCAAAGCTTGAAGGAGAAAACGACCACCATCAGATTGAAGCATTATTTAAATCGCTCGCCCGTGCACTTAAAGAGGCAGTTACAGTGGAGCATGATATGATACCCAGTACCAAGGGAGTACTGTGA
- a CDS encoding MFS transporter gives MEKQVDNPGTVVLATLILVAAVANLNLSVANVALPSIGLAFDTSQIHLNLVAVGYSLGLAASVLWFGAIGDRHGRKLMLLAGTILAIPASILAGFAPTIEILILARIIGGLAAGMAFPTTLALIAALWTGYAQTRSIALWSGVGAAIASLGPIISGYLLLFRPWGSVFLITLPLAFIAILMSWKYIPSHVNETTAPVDNLGGLLSLIMLGTLVLAINLLPVPQELNLALILVVITLATGLFFIIRQKRVKNPLFDLKVASRRIFWVAATAGIIVFGSLMGAMYIGQQYLQNVLAYSTLEAGVAILPAVVFMVVVAPQSAKLVDSHGSRFTLLSGYFFCLLGFLTMLFLWKEGIPYWMVGLTYALIGIGVGLAGTPASHSLTGSVPVQRVGMASGTADLQRDLGGAIMTSIFGALLTAGYARSFAQEISGLPPEKEAQISASVVATLQKSFSSAQELARRYPEYATPIMNAAKNSFLAGEHWAHLAGILAILLGGALIFFMFPKKEEERELLQKYQAQDATFPEK, from the coding sequence ATGGAAAAGCAAGTAGATAACCCCGGTACAGTGGTACTGGCCACTCTTATTCTGGTGGCAGCTGTAGCTAATTTAAATCTTTCTGTGGCCAATGTGGCCCTGCCGTCCATAGGATTGGCTTTTGATACTTCCCAGATACACCTGAACCTGGTGGCAGTGGGTTACTCTCTGGGATTGGCCGCCTCAGTACTGTGGTTCGGGGCAATTGGGGACCGTCATGGAAGGAAACTGATGCTTCTAGCTGGAACCATACTGGCCATTCCTGCTTCTATACTGGCTGGTTTTGCCCCCACCATCGAAATTTTAATTTTAGCCCGCATAATAGGTGGTTTAGCTGCCGGAATGGCTTTTCCCACCACTTTAGCATTGATTGCTGCTTTATGGACAGGTTATGCTCAGACCAGGTCCATTGCCTTATGGTCCGGTGTGGGGGCGGCTATTGCCTCATTAGGACCAATAATCTCTGGATATTTATTGCTTTTCCGTCCATGGGGATCGGTTTTTTTAATAACCTTACCTCTGGCGTTTATAGCCATATTAATGTCCTGGAAATATATTCCCTCCCATGTGAATGAAACCACTGCTCCGGTGGATAATCTGGGGGGTTTGCTATCACTTATCATGCTGGGAACACTGGTACTGGCCATTAACCTGCTTCCCGTACCCCAGGAACTGAACCTGGCATTGATACTGGTGGTTATAACCCTGGCTACTGGATTATTCTTCATCATCCGCCAGAAAAGGGTTAAAAATCCTTTATTTGATTTGAAAGTTGCCAGCCGGCGTATATTCTGGGTGGCGGCCACAGCAGGGATAATCGTCTTCGGGTCCCTGATGGGGGCCATGTATATTGGCCAGCAGTATCTGCAGAATGTATTGGCTTACTCTACCCTGGAAGCAGGGGTGGCCATTTTGCCCGCGGTGGTGTTCATGGTGGTGGTTGCTCCCCAATCGGCTAAGCTGGTGGACTCTCATGGATCTCGTTTCACCCTCTTATCCGGCTACTTTTTCTGTCTTTTAGGTTTTTTAACCATGCTCTTTTTATGGAAAGAAGGGATACCCTACTGGATGGTGGGTTTAACCTATGCCCTTATTGGTATTGGAGTGGGTTTGGCCGGTACCCCTGCATCCCATTCTCTCACTGGTTCGGTTCCAGTTCAAAGGGTGGGTATGGCCTCTGGTACTGCTGATTTACAGCGGGATTTAGGAGGGGCCATTATGACCTCTATATTCGGGGCGTTACTCACCGCCGGATATGCCCGGTCCTTTGCCCAAGAAATCAGTGGCCTGCCCCCGGAGAAGGAAGCACAGATATCAGCCAGTGTGGTGGCCACCCTGCAAAAATCATTTTCCAGTGCCCAGGAACTGGCCCGCAGATATCCTGAATATGCCACCCCTATCATGAATGCTGCTAAAAATTCTTTCCTGGCCGGGGAGCACTGGGCCCACCTGGCGGGTATACTGGCCATTCTCCTGGGAGGGGCGTTAATCTTTTTCATGTTCCCTAAAAAGGAGGAAGAACGGGAATTGCTTCAAAAATACCAGGCCCAGGATGCCACATTCCCTGAAAAATGA
- a CDS encoding flavodoxin family protein: MKIVGICGSPRKKATDYALKNALAQLEEKGFETEFFPVRGKNIGPCRHCDYCLKNKECVLKDDMVPVFELLKEADGIIMASPMYNGAISAQLKAIMDRCRALGAEDYDSLRGKIGMAIAVGGDRSGGQELAIQQIHTYYILSGMIPVSGGSFGANLGACLWSQDTLEGLKEDKEGFRTLKKTVNMFSRYLKRYGGGEAP; this comes from the coding sequence ATGAAAATAGTAGGAATATGTGGAAGTCCAAGAAAAAAAGCCACGGATTACGCCTTAAAAAATGCATTAGCCCAGCTGGAAGAAAAAGGTTTTGAAACTGAATTTTTCCCAGTTAGAGGTAAAAACATAGGTCCCTGCCGCCACTGCGACTACTGCCTGAAAAATAAGGAGTGCGTCCTGAAAGACGATATGGTACCTGTTTTTGAACTTTTAAAAGAAGCAGACGGTATAATAATGGCCAGTCCCATGTACAATGGTGCTATCAGTGCTCAGTTAAAGGCCATCATGGATCGATGCCGGGCTCTGGGAGCAGAAGACTATGATTCACTCCGGGGCAAAATAGGAATGGCTATCGCCGTAGGGGGAGATCGCTCTGGTGGTCAGGAATTAGCCATCCAGCAGATTCACACCTATTACATCCTCTCCGGTATGATACCCGTAAGTGGGGGTTCTTTTGGTGCTAATTTAGGGGCGTGTTTATGGTCTCAGGACACATTAGAAGGATTAAAAGAGGATAAAGAGGGTTTCCGAACACTTAAAAAAACAGTTAATATGTTTAGCCGTTACCTGAAGAGATATGGTGGAGGGGAAGCCCCTTAA
- a CDS encoding 4Fe-4S binding protein: protein MQIKVDRKKCTGCGICVTECPKGGQIWHVDRRSKKAQADNLEFCHVCTICAAKCPVGAIEIIRDGKR from the coding sequence ATGCAGATTAAAGTAGACCGAAAAAAGTGCACCGGTTGTGGAATATGCGTAACAGAGTGTCCCAAGGGGGGGCAGATCTGGCATGTGGATCGCAGATCCAAAAAAGCCCAGGCCGATAATTTAGAATTCTGCCATGTATGCACCATATGTGCTGCCAAGTGCCCGGTAGGGGCCATTGAAATCATAAGAGATGGTAAAAGATGA